A stretch of the Musa acuminata AAA Group cultivar baxijiao chromosome BXJ2-7, Cavendish_Baxijiao_AAA, whole genome shotgun sequence genome encodes the following:
- the LOC135616670 gene encoding elicitor-responsive protein 3-like, whose translation MVRGTLEVLLVSAKGLEDVDFFGKMDPYAVLTYRSQEQKSSTASGAGSNPEWNETFVFNVSDNVSELIVKIMDSDTFSKDDFVGEAKIPLEAVFAEGSLTPTIYSVVKDQRYCGEIKVGLTFTPVETRGFDEEAFGGWKHSAH comes from the exons ATGGTTCGTGGAACGCTGGAGGTGCTGCTCGTGAGCGCCAAGGGCCTCGAGGACGTCGATTTCTTCG GCAAAATGGATCCTTATGCCGTCCTTACGTACCGCAGTCAGGAACAGAAAAGCAGTACTGCATCAG GTGCAGGTAGTAATCCTGAATGGAATGAGACCTTTGTCTTTAATGTGTCTGACAATGTCTCGGAGCTCATTGTTAAAATCATGGACAGTGATACTTTTTCAAAAGATGATTTCGTAGGAGAAGCAAA AATCCCATTGGAAGCAGTGTTCGCGGAAGGAAGCCTCACGCCAACCATATACAGTGTGGTCAAGGATCAGCGATACTGTGGAGAAATAAAAGTCGGTCTCACTTTCACACCAGTG GAAACTCGAGGCTTTGACGAGGAAGCATTCGGGGGATGGAAACATTCTGCGCATTAG